The Equus caballus isolate H_3958 breed thoroughbred chromosome 22, TB-T2T, whole genome shotgun sequence genome window below encodes:
- the WFDC13 gene encoding WAP four-disulfide core domain protein 13 isoform X2, with the protein MKPVLLLQSLLLIHLTPQLVPGSPKQHFMKYILEPPPCRSAPEECTQFCTLQEDCPKGLQCCSAFCGIICTLNYNVKHKNIAGSHGCRYISLSKPHADALLKEAGLHLEESEEHCRKSEFVSDGHGHSHSAIS; encoded by the exons ATGAAGCCTGTGCTGCTTCTGCAGTCCCTGCTGTTGATTCACCTAACACCACAGCTGGTCCCTGGGAGTCCCAAGCAGCATTTTATGA AGTACATCTTGGAACCTCCACCATGCAGATCGGCCCCTGAAGAGTGTACTCAATTCTGTACGTTGCAGGAAGATTGCCCAAAAGGACTTCAGTGCTGTTCTGCCTTCTGTGGGATAATCTGTACGTTAAACTAcaatgtaaaacacaaaaa TATTGCAGGGTCACATGGCTGCAGGTATATAAGCCTTAGTAAGCCTCATGCCGACGCACTGCTCAAAGAAGCAGGACTTCACCTTGAAGAGTCAGAAGAACATTGCCGTAAATCTGAGTTTGTCTCCGATGGACACGGGCACTCCCATTCTGCTATCTCCTG
- the WFDC11 gene encoding protein WFDC11, with the protein MVSIMKIWTPLIMTSLCMVLLPVLGGMKQRPSLGDMLTEECWGEPTIRECNKRCSRSFKCIAVNHTCCWTYCGNICWETKIPPEDR; encoded by the exons ATGGTCAGCATCATGAAGATTTGGACACCTCTAATTATGACATCCCTCTGTATGGTGCTACTGCCTGTGCTGGGAGGAATGAAGCAAAGGCCTAGCC TTGGTGATATGTTAACTGAAGAGTGCTGGGGAGAACCAACGATCCGTGAATGTAACAAGAGGTGTTCTAGAAGCTTTAAATGTATTGCCGTCAATCACACATGCTGCTGGACTTATTGTGGGAATATCTGCTGGGAGACAAA
- the WFDC13 gene encoding WAP four-disulfide core domain protein 13 isoform X1 → MKPVLLLQSLLLIHLTPQLVPGSPKQHFMKYILEPPPCRSAPEECTQFCTLQEDCPKGLQCCSAFCGIICTLNYNVKHKNIAGSHGCRYISLSKPHADALLKEAGLHLEESEEHCRKSEFVSDGHGHSHSAISCF, encoded by the exons ATGAAGCCTGTGCTGCTTCTGCAGTCCCTGCTGTTGATTCACCTAACACCACAGCTGGTCCCTGGGAGTCCCAAGCAGCATTTTATGA AGTACATCTTGGAACCTCCACCATGCAGATCGGCCCCTGAAGAGTGTACTCAATTCTGTACGTTGCAGGAAGATTGCCCAAAAGGACTTCAGTGCTGTTCTGCCTTCTGTGGGATAATCTGTACGTTAAACTAcaatgtaaaacacaaaaa TATTGCAGGGTCACATGGCTGCAGGTATATAAGCCTTAGTAAGCCTCATGCCGACGCACTGCTCAAAGAAGCAGGACTTCACCTTGAAGAGTCAGAAGAACATTGCCGTAAATCTGAGTTTGTCTCCGATGGACACGGGCACTCCCATTCTGCTATCTCCTG